A stretch of the Aspergillus puulaauensis MK2 DNA, chromosome 6, nearly complete sequence genome encodes the following:
- a CDS encoding uncharacterized protein (SECRETED:SignalP(1-19)): protein MRLDVVISAIAMLATAASGQHSVNCWGKASHPSFNKLRYALGEVEHWVSSVGTDGNTCVDVYCKSHMSIRYCDEGGESRIMPMQNIMDSVKVIAHDCKTEYNGKTVAGGVVDHPDWWSVIVQTEDDRCKQTGPHYYGPADI from the exons ATGCGACTCGACGTTGTCATTTCAGCAATAGCCATGCTGGCCACTGCTGCCTCCGGC CAACACAGCGTCAACTGCTGGGGAAAGGCCTCGCACCCCAGCTTTAACAAGCTAAGATACGCCCTCGGCGAGGTCGAACACTGGGTATCTTCTGTAGGGACTGACGGTAACACGTGCGTCGACGTGTACTGCAAGTCTCATATGAGCATCCGCTACTGTGACGAG ggTGGCGAGTCTCGCATCATGCCCATGCAAAACATTATGGACAGTGTCAAGGTTATTGCCCACGACTGCAAGACGGAGTACAACGGCAAGACCGTTGCCGGCGGTGTTGTCGACCACCCTGACTGGTGGTCCGTGATTGTCCAGACAGAGGACGACCGTTGCAAACAAACAGGTCCGCACTATTATGGCCCGGCTGATATCTAG
- a CDS encoding uncharacterized protein (InterPro:IPR001005,IPR009057,IPR017877): MPPQHRKTRNAWSREENRRLLRLREEHKDLSWEKFHELNFFPDRTLQALQVQYFRLHKGRKKAAIRARSRSLAPRASIRPRRTTAATRQRRAKASQTKYPIVFDNSDDDDYETDHGDEDGERDLSRSQTPLVRALPEPSIEDRLQRAREMTSATVQPAIQPSTRDEIAPSSHTGKLRQPPKPVLPSTTATPEPTADPFAQSTPTNPTPKYNQVQGSRAWSAIHTIPPSPELTPHSAGPVHQFRDASSVAWNTFGEASSTVSGQIPRKTSDEQDIGPRASPATSPKPAPAGYYLSEATSYLALWSEVTESKHAADIEKLQAENSRIRREFEARVSSLDGIAAERDRLREEKGELERRIEELKRKTEEDIQRITGVCRTMSEFENLKVLDMLGFRTKQ, translated from the exons ATGCCTCCACAGCACAGAAAGACCCGCAATGCCTGGAGCCGCGAAGAGAACCGCCGTCTTTTGCGCCTGAGAGAGGAACATAAGGATCTTAGTTGGGAAAAGTTTCATGAG TTAAACTTCTTCCCAGACCGAACACTCCAAGCACTCCAGGTCCAGTATTTCCGACTCCACAAAGGGCGGAAGAAAGCCGCCATCAGGgctcgcagtcgcagtctcgCACCAAGAGCTAGTATCCGTCCAAGACGCACCACGGCCGCGACTCGCCAGCGGCGCGCAAAGGCGAGCCAGACCAAGTACCCGATCGTCTTTGATAActcggacgacgacgactacGAAACCGaccatggcgatgaagacggagAACGAGACTTGTCGAGAAGTCAAACGCCGCTGGTGCGAGCTTTGCCAGAACCCTCGATAGAGGATAGATTGCAGAGAGCCCGAGAAATGACATCTGCAACTGTTCAACCTGCAATACAGCCTTCTACCAGAGACGAAATTGCACCGTCTAGCCATACCGGTAAATTGAGACAGCCGCCGAAACCTGTTCTCCCGAGTACCACGGCGACACCAGAGCCTACTGCGGATCCGTTCGCTCAGTCGACGCCTACTAATCCAACTCCCAAGTACAACCAAGTGCAGGGGTCACGGGCGTGGTCGGCGATCCATACAATCCCGCCGTCTCCAGAGTTAACACCGCACTCTGCGGGTCCTGTCCACCAGTTTCGCGATGCATCCTCCGTGGCCTGGAACACATTTGGCGAGGCATCAAGCACAGTCTCAGGGCAAATTCCTCGCAAGACCAGTGATGAACAAGATATAGGCCCACGCGCGTCACCTGCTACATCCCCAAAGCCGGCCCCGGCAGGATACTACTTGAGCGAAGCCACCAGCTATCTAGCCCTATGGTCCGAAGTCACCGAAAGCAAGCACGCGGCTGATATAgagaagctgcaggcggAAAATTCCCGGATAAGGAGGGAGTTCGAGGCTCGCGTATCCTCTCTTGATGGGATTGCTGCTGAGCGGGATCGCCtaagggaagagaagggggagttggagagacGCAttgaggagttgaagaggaagacggaggaggatatcCAGCGGATAACGGGGGTCTGCAGGACTATGAGCGAGTTTGAGAATTTAAAGGTTCTTGATATGTTGGGGTTTAGGACGAAGCAGTGA
- a CDS encoding uncharacterized protein (InterPro:IPR001005) → MPATQNETPNNQRRKCARWTEHEDELLLRLRKADSKISFYMFQKEYQVHFPDRTASALEQQYRKLENSEKDGRKETPKSCIAVLKVPKRPAAPTPDTMAHSGPCKQPRLGGEQDGGMDCDVAPPIQIGQILPQSHPQYPQYTTPKASTTVPPRYGLQQANLPKAPQFQSSFSSGSYRSVVPAAGQTVQYPLTTPSFIQATPQIPVQSDTAIEKSPNNHPTPAPPAPAQDTQQTHSTTLAESRESTDGEESDETSSTTDSELPDPDSLWHHDPPTPRERSHSPQQGSAPTSSAEGCATTQEERTPKKAEPTPSTEPLPPSALNLLNDLNEDQFDQAILHITVRRSRMRELRSIQRETGDTALLKRRIEELEKQLTTQNKQIQSLEAEGSLRVAALEKQVVDIVAQGREDRWRLENLEGFIEENTQLHNKWKAQVGKGVPAGKV, encoded by the exons aTGCCTGCAACGCAAAACGAGACACCCAACAATCAACGCCGAAAATGCGCAAGATGGACCGAGCATGAAGATGAGTTGTTGCTCAGACTGAGAAAGGCCGATAGTAAAATTTCATTTTATATGTTCCAGAAG GAATATCAAGTCCATTTTCCCGATAGAACTGCCAGCGCATTAGAACAACAATACAGG AAGCTGGAGAACTCAGAAAAAGACGGAAGAAAGGAGACACCGAAAAGTTGTATCGCCGTCCTTAAAGTACCCAAGCGCCCGGCTGCTCCTACACCAGATACTATGGCACATAGTGGTCCATGTAAACAGCCCAGACTGGGAGGCGAACAAGACGGAGGGATGGATTGTGATGTTGCACCTCCAATCCAGATCGGCCAGATACTGCCT CAGAGTCACCCACAGTATCCTCAGTATACAACTCCGAAAGCTTCCACAACAGTCCCACCGCGATATGGCCTCCAGCAGGCCAACTTGCCAAAAGCTCCCCAGTTCCAATCGTCCTTCTCGTCGGGTTCATACAGATCAGTTGTCCCAGCCGCCGGGCAAACTGTGCAGTATCCCCTTACAACGCCCAGCTTCATACAAGCAACCCCTCAGATCCCAGTCCAGAGCGACACCGCCATAGAAAAAAGCCCCAACAACCATCCCACTCCGGCGCCACCGGCACCAGCCCAGGACACACAGCAAACTCATTCTACAACTCTAGCCGAAAGCCGAGAATCCACCGACGGTGAGGAAAGCGACGAGACCTCATCCACGACAGACTCAGAGCTTCCAGACCCTGACTCTCTATGGCATCATGACCCCCCTACACCCCGGGAACGTTCACATTCACCTCAGCAGGGGTCTGCCCCCACCTCATCAGCAGAGGGCTGCGCTACTACGCAAGAGGAGAGAACTCCTAAGAAGGCAGAGCCAACCCCGAGCACGGAGCCACTCCCGCCCTCTGCCCTCAATCTACTAAACGACCTAAACGAGGACCAATTCGACCAGGCCATACTACATATTACGGTGCGGCGCTCGCGAATGCGGGAATTAAGGAGTATCCAGAGGGAGACTGGGGATACTGCACTGCTCAAGCGGCGGAtcgaggagttggagaagcagctgACTACTCAGAACAAACAGATACAGAGCTTGGAGGCCGAGGGGAGTTTGCGGGTTGCCGCGTTGGAGAAACAGGTCGTTGATATTGTGGCTCAGGGGAGAGAAGATAGATGGAGGCTTGAGAATCTGGAGGGGTTCATCGAGGAGAATACACAGTTACACAATAAGTGGAAGGCACAGGTGGGGAAGGGTGTTCCGGCTGGGAAGGTTTGA